The following proteins are encoded in a genomic region of Oryzias latipes chromosome 17, ASM223467v1:
- the LOC101154807 gene encoding angiopoietin-related protein 3-like isoform X2, with protein MEDLAALANGLLQLGQRMRDFVQKTKGQINDIFKKLSNYDRSFSQLSILTSKIEEEEEELKKKMMVLTTHTEEFMYLSEESSSKMQSILQERDQLQSKVDRLEEKLSRQSLGLMTDMQVAEINSLRSVIHSQEESITQLLEAMKEQSDQLFDQRIKIKILEDKLTNDTSVQNIFKKKDVLNSEVPTLSPVASSGTSRMDGAPKRELSNKRDRKKS; from the exons GCAGAAGACAAAAGGACAGATAAACGATATCTTCAAGAAGCTAAGTAACTATGACCGCTCTTTCAGCCAGCTGTCAATACTGACCAGCAAAattgaagaggaggaagaggagctgaaaAAGAAGATGATGGTGCTGACCACCCACACTGAAGAGTTCATGTATTTGTCAGAGGAGAGCAGCTCCAAGATGCAGAGTATTTTGCAGGAGAGGGATCAACTCCAGAGCAAGGTTGACAGGCTGGAGGAGAAACTGAGCAGGCAGTCGCTGGGGCTGATGACGGACATGCAGGTAGCAGAGATCAACAGCCTGAGG AGTGTTATCCACAGCCAGGAAGAGAGTATCACGCAGCTGCTGGAGGCTATGAAGGAACAAAGTGACCAACTCTTTGACCAGAGAATAAAGATCAAGATTCTGGAGGATAAG CTAACAAACGACACTTCAGTCCAGAACATCTTCAAAAAGAAGGACGTCTTGAATTCTGAAGTTCCAACCTTGTCCCCAGTCGCCTCCAGCGGGACTAGTAGGATGGACGGTGCACCAAAGAGAGAACTGAGCAACAAGAGGGACAGGAAAAAGTCTTGA